A portion of the Ricinus communis isolate WT05 ecotype wild-type chromosome 10, ASM1957865v1, whole genome shotgun sequence genome contains these proteins:
- the LOC8273452 gene encoding protein SSUH2 homolog — protein MEEPLLSEKRSEVDEKESEKWSSYQYVGRTGSVFPTASLAGTEVSVEEIRSASVSDHHYPPSLHAALISSPEPDPNEQAIAYQGAYGGEYGGTSTDFRGQILDEVEIRELLIDHVGHRCCWGSRPARTWKIHAIEDCNVYVGTLDTFLEERETISETEPYLSGNIDGKEKGPELGVWELDLRSQFPVLFTPHKETRTRIPHSEIIEKCTGCKGRGDIVCPTCNTDQEPGFYKENQMSPCPACYGRGLIAHRDGSDTVCTNCSGKGKVPCATCGSRGLIKCEKCRGSGSLLTYTVAIVRWKTLSTRKVSATSGAASVPDEVFHRAKGVQLCNTQAYQCTPAFFADSFFLNKFSSEVIAERPSVPITARVICERHTISVVPVTRVTMAHRGRSFSFYIIGFSREVYLKDYYPSRFCWGLCPCLEWLKL, from the exons atgGAGGAGCCTCTGCTTTCAG AGAAAAGAAGCGAAGTAGATGAGAAAGAAAGCGAGAAATGGAGCTCCTATCAGTACGTGGGCCGAACCGGCTCCGTATTTCCGACCGCTTCTTTGGCGGGAACTGAAGTTAGCGTCGAAGAAATTCGTTCCGCATCGGTTTCTGATCATCATTATCCGCCTTCACTTCATGCCGCTTTGATCAGTTCTCCTGAGCCTGATCCTAATG AGCAAGCTATTGCTTATCAAGGTGCATATGGAGGAGAATATGGTGGAACATCCACTGACTTTCGAGG GCAAATACTGGATGAGGTTGAGATACGGGAGTTGCTTATTGATCATGTTGGTCATCGTTGCTGCTGGGGAAGCCGTCCAGCTCGGACTTGGAAGATTCATGCAATAGAAGACTGCAATGTATATGTGGGAACTCTAGATACTTTCCTAGAGGAAAGAGAAACTATTAGCGAAACAGAGCCATACCTAAGTGGCAATATTGATGGAAAGGAAAAGGGACCAGAACTTGGTGTCTGGGAACTGGATCTAAGATCTCAATTTCCTGTGCTCTTTACACCTCATAAAGAAACACGAACTAGAATTCCTCATTCTGAAATTATTGAGAAATGCACAG GTTGCAAGGGAAGAGGAGATATCGTGTGTCCTACATGCAATACTGATCAAGAGCCTGGATTTTATAAGGAGAATCAGATGTCTCCATGTCCTGCTTGCTATGGAAGGGGTTTGATTGCTCATAGAGATGGATCTGACACAGT ATGCACCAATTGTTCTGGCAAGGGGAAGGTTCCGTGTGCAACTTGTGGATCTCGTGGACTCATAAAATGTGAGAAATGCCGTGGAAGTGGCTCTCTTTTGACCTACACTGTTGCTATTGTGAGATG GAAGACACTATCAACTAGAAAAGTAAGCGCAACAAGTGGTGCAGCATCAGTTCCAGATGAAGTTTTTCATAGAGCCAAAGGAGTCCAGTTATGCAACACTCAGGCATATCAGTGCACACCAGCCTTTTTTGCTGACTCATTTTTCCTCAATAAGTTCTCTTCTGAAGTAATTGCAGAGAGGCCCTCTGTACCAATAACTGCCAGGGTGATATGTGAGAGGCATACCATCTCCGTGGTGCCAGTGACACGCGTCACCATGGCTCATCGAGGTCGCTCTTTTAGTTTCTATATAATTGGTTTTAGCAGGGAGGTCTATTTGAAAGACTACTATCCTTCTAGGTTTTGCTGGGGACTATGTCCTTGCTTGGAATGGTTGAAGTTGTAA
- the LOC8273451 gene encoding 60S ribosomal protein L35a-1: MVKSRQGENVRLYVRGTILGYKRSKSNQYPSTSLIQVEGVNTKEEVAWYTGKRMAYVYKAKVKKNGSHYRCIWGKVTRPHGNSGVVRAKFKSNLPPRSMGDKVRVFMYPSNI, encoded by the exons ATGGTGAAGAGCCGCCAAGGAGAGAATGTGAGACTGTACGTTCGAGGAACGATTCTCGGATACAAGAG GTCAAAGTCGAACCAGTATCCAAGCACGTCATTAATACAGGTAGAGGGAGTGAACACAAAGGAAGAGGTGGCATGGTATACTGGAAAGAGGATGGCGTATGTATACAAGGCTAAGGTGAAGAAGAACGGTTCTCATTATCGTTGTATTTGGGGAAAAGTAACAAGGCCTCATGGTAATAGTGGTGTTGTTCGTGCTAAATTTAAGTCTAATCTTCCTCCTAGATCTATG GGTGACAAGGTTAGAGTCTTCATGTACCCCAGCAACATTTAA
- the LOC8273450 gene encoding mediator of RNA polymerase II transcription subunit 10b isoform X2 produces MDSSQNATVGSGGNGMLPSQVNDTAAAAAADDPKQNLNNVINSIQKTLGLLHQLYLTVSSFNTASQLPLLQRLNGLVLELDKMAKLSEKCNIQVPLEVLNLIDDGKNPDEFTRDVINSCIAKNQVTKGKTDAFKGLRKHLLEELEQAFPDEVESYREIRAISAAESKRLAQAQSSLPNGDVKVKSEL; encoded by the exons ATGGATTCCTCACAAAATGCAACAGTGGGGAGTGGTGGTAATGGAATGTTGCCTTCTCAAGTGAATGATactgcagcagcagcagcagcagatGATCCAAAGCAGAATCTGAACAATGTCATTAACTCCATACAGAAGACGCTTGGCCTCCTCCACCAACTTTACCTAACTGTCTCTTCCTTCAACACTGCATCTCAGCTTCCTCTCCTCCAACGCCT CAATGGACTCGTTTTGGAGCTAGACAAGATGGCTAAATTGTCTGAGAAGTGCAACATTCAAGTTCCTCTGGAGGTCCTCAA CTTGATTGATGATGGGAAGAATCCAGATGAATTCACACGGGATGTTATAAACAGTTGCATTGCCAAAAATCAGGTCACCAAAGGAAAAACTGATGCCTTCAAG GGTTTACGTAAGCATCTGCTGGAGGAACTTGAGCAGGCTTTTCCAGATGAAGTTGAATCATATAGGGAGATAAGGGCAATTTCTGCTGCT GAATCAAAACGTCTTGCTCAAGCACAGAGTTCCTTGCCCAATGGAGATGTGAAGGTTAAGAGTGAGCTTTAA
- the LOC8273450 gene encoding mediator of RNA polymerase II transcription subunit 10b isoform X1, whose amino-acid sequence MLEINRIHFKYSSSRSLSKMDSSQNATVGSGGNGMLPSQVNDTAAAAAADDPKQNLNNVINSIQKTLGLLHQLYLTVSSFNTASQLPLLQRLNGLVLELDKMAKLSEKCNIQVPLEVLNLIDDGKNPDEFTRDVINSCIAKNQVTKGKTDAFKGLRKHLLEELEQAFPDEVESYREIRAISAAESKRLAQAQSSLPNGDVKVKSEL is encoded by the exons ATGCTCGAGATTAACAGgattcattttaaatattcgTCATCCAG ATCACTTTCAAAGATGGATTCCTCACAAAATGCAACAGTGGGGAGTGGTGGTAATGGAATGTTGCCTTCTCAAGTGAATGATactgcagcagcagcagcagcagatGATCCAAAGCAGAATCTGAACAATGTCATTAACTCCATACAGAAGACGCTTGGCCTCCTCCACCAACTTTACCTAACTGTCTCTTCCTTCAACACTGCATCTCAGCTTCCTCTCCTCCAACGCCT CAATGGACTCGTTTTGGAGCTAGACAAGATGGCTAAATTGTCTGAGAAGTGCAACATTCAAGTTCCTCTGGAGGTCCTCAA CTTGATTGATGATGGGAAGAATCCAGATGAATTCACACGGGATGTTATAAACAGTTGCATTGCCAAAAATCAGGTCACCAAAGGAAAAACTGATGCCTTCAAG GGTTTACGTAAGCATCTGCTGGAGGAACTTGAGCAGGCTTTTCCAGATGAAGTTGAATCATATAGGGAGATAAGGGCAATTTCTGCTGCT GAATCAAAACGTCTTGCTCAAGCACAGAGTTCCTTGCCCAATGGAGATGTGAAGGTTAAGAGTGAGCTTTAA
- the LOC8273449 gene encoding neutral ceramidase 2, which translates to MDIYSSSYSNTRLPPLLRVWFSSLVLLLLQNAGTGFSASNYLVGLGSYDITGPAADVNMMGYANIEQVASGVHFRLRARTFIVAQPQGNRVVYVNLDACMASQIVRIKVLERLKARYADLYTEQNVAISGIHTHSGPGGYLQYVVYIVTSLGFVRQSFDVIVDGIEKSIIQAHENLRPGSIFVNKGELLDAGINRSPSAYLNNPAAERSKYKYDVDKEMTLIKFVDDEWGPIGSFNWFATHGTSMSRTNSLISGDNKGAAARFMEDWFEKNGVLDNPDSPNANRSGSVRVPRRVSGIIPNLNENRKELMEVAASFRSSQGRPATRLLSVAKRVRNVMRQIDRPQFVSAFCQTNCGDVSPNVLGAFCIDTGLPCDFNHSTCNGKNEQCYGRGPGYPDEFESTRIIGEKQFRKAVDLFNGATEQLKGKVQYSHAYIDFSNLEVSLGNKVIKTCPAAMGFAFAAGTTDGPGAFDFKQGDDKGNAFWKLVRNVLKTPGPEQIKCQLPKPILLDTGEMKEPYDWAPSILPVQILQIGQLVILSVPSEFTTMAGRRLRDAVKMVLTSGRSKEFSSNVHIVISGLTNTYSQYVTTFEEYQVQRYEGASTLYGPHTLSAYIQEFKKLAAALITGQPVEPGPQPPDHLNKQISLLPPVVLDATPLNVNFGDVKTDVPSNSAFKRGDLVTVSFWSACPRNDLMTEGTFALVEILQGQKTWVPAYDDDDFCLRFKWSRPARLSPQSYATIEWRIPQSAVAGVYRIRHFGAAKALFGSIRHFTGSSSAFVVT; encoded by the exons atggatatttattctagTTCTTACAGCAACACACGGTTGCCACCGCTGCTGCGTGTTTGGTTCTCGTCTCTGGTTTTGCTCTTGCTACAGAATGCTGGAACAGGGTTTTCAGCTTCTAATTACTTGGTTGGACTTGGAAGCTATGACATAACTGGGCCTGCTGCAGATGTTAATATGATGGGATATGCAAATATTGAGCAGGTTGCATCTGGAGTTCATTTCAGGTTACGAGCTCGAACATTTATTGTTGCACAACCTCAAGGGAACAGAGTTGTGTATGTCAATCTTGATGCTTGTATGGCTTCACAAATTGTTAGAATTAAAGTGCTGGAGAGATTGAAGGCAAG ATACGCGGATCTTTATACAGAGCAGAATGTTGCAATAAGTGGTATTCACACTCACTCTGGGCCTGGGGGATATCTGCAATATGTTGTATATATTGTAACATCACTTGGATTTGTTCGCCAGTCATTTGATGTCATTGTTGATGGTATTGAGAAAAGCATTATTCAAGCTCATGAAAATCTTCGTCCAGGAtcaatttttgtaaataaag GGGAGCTACTAGATGCTGGTATAAACCGCAGTCCTAGTGCTTATCTCAACAATCCTGCAGCTGAGAGAAGTAAATATAAGTATGATGTCGATAAAGAAATGACCCTCATAAAGTTTGTAGATGATGAATGGGGACCAATTGGTAGCTTTAACTGGTTCGCAACTCATGGAACATCTATGAGTCGCACAAATTCATTGATTAGTGGTGACAACAAAGGAGCTGCAGCACGATTTATGGAGGACTGGTTTGAAAAAAATGGTGTGTTGGATAATCCGGATAGCCCAAATGCTAATAGATCTGGATCAGTTAGAGTCCCTCGAAGAGTCTCGGGGATTATCCCTAACCTTAATGAGAATC GTAAGGAGCTGATGGAAGTTGCTGCCTCCTTTAGGTCTTCTCAGGGCCGACCTGCAACAAGGCTTCTAAGTGTTGCAAAACGTGTCAGGAATGTTATGCGGCAAATAGATAGACCACAATTTGTGTCAGCATTCTGTCAAACCAATTGTGGTGATGTAAGCCCAAATGTTCTTGGTGCATTCTGCATAGACACTGGCTTACCTTGTGATTTCAATCATAGTACCTGCAATGGGAAGAATGAACAGTGCTATGGCCGGGGCCCAGG TTATCCAGATGAATTTGAGAGTACACGAATAATTGGAGAAAAGCAATTCAGAAAAGCTGTTGATTTGTTTAATGGAGCAACTGAGCAGCTGAAAGGGAAAGTTCAGTATAGTCATGCTTATATAGACTTCTCAAACCTTGAGGTCTCACTGGGCAATAAGGTGATAAAAACATGCCCTGCTGCCATGGGCTTTGCTTTTGCTGCAGGAACCACTGATGGGCCTGGAGCTTTTGATTTCAAGCAAGGAGATGACAAG GGAAATGCTTTCTGGAAGTTGGTAAGGAATGTTCTCAAAACACCAGGCCCAGAACAAATCAAATGCCAGCTTCCAAAGCCTATTCTTCTTGACACTGGTGAAATGAAGGAACCATATGACTGGGCA CCCTCGATTCTTCCAGTCCAAATCTTGCAGATAGGGCAACTTGTCATTCTCAGCGTCCCTTCAG AATTTACTACCATGGCCGGCAGGCGCCTCCGTGATGCTGTCAAGATGGTTCTCACTTCTGGGAGAAGTAAAGAATTCAGCAGTAATGTCCATATTGTTATATCTGGGCTTACGAACACCTATTCACAGTATGTCACCACCTTTGAGGAGTACCAGGTGCAGAGATATGAG GGAGCCTCCACCCTTTATGGGCCACACACACTCAGTGCCTACATTCAAGAGTTCAAGAAATTAGCTGCAGCTCTCATCACAGGCCAACCTGTTGAACCAGGTCCACAGCCCCCAGACCACCTGAACAAGCAAATTAGTTTATTACCACCAGTTGTTCTTGATGCTACACCTTTAAATGTGAATTTTGGAGATGTTAAGACTGATGTTCCTTCTAATTCCGCCTTCAAAAGGGGTGACTTGGTAACTGTCAGCTTTTGGTCTGCTTGCCCAAGGAATGACCTCATGACTGAGGGCACATTTGCATTGGTTGAGATTCTGCAGGGCCAGAAGACATGGGTTCCAGCATATGACGATGATGACTTTTGCCTGCGATTTAAGTGGTCAAGGCCTGCGAGACTCAGCCCTCAGAGCTATGCAACTATCGAGTGGAGAATCCCACAATCAGCAGTTGCTGGAGTATACAGGATAAGGCATTTTGGTGCTGCAAAGGCACTTTTTGGGTCAATCCGCCACTTCACGGGATCTTCAAGTGCCTTCGTAGTGACATAG